The following proteins are encoded in a genomic region of Zea mays cultivar B73 chromosome 9, Zm-B73-REFERENCE-NAM-5.0, whole genome shotgun sequence:
- the LOC100381508 gene encoding uncharacterized protein isoform X3 produces the protein MASRTFRSNVFSDFIPFPLHDSKISPFPLPKPTPPPPCTVYPMAPAAAVIGAGDSDRLAREVARVLDECRASHAVQPRKLRELAALRSSSGGGGRLFIAAFHVAVTPLFALARRSAESDRVARFISAFASASASSADDGGNGFLEEFLRFLVTASKAAHRPARFRACQIISEIIMRLPDDAEVSDEIWDEVIDGMKVRVQDKNAAIRTYAVRALSRFAVEGEDGGIVDLFLETLDNEPNAEVRKTIVFSLPPSNNTLESVVESMLDISESVRRAAYSVLATKFPLQTLSIKQRTTVLHRGLSDRSASVNNECLKMLKDEWLVKYCGGDVISLLRFLDVETYESVGESVMAVLLKDGALRVQDGHSIRQYFTANGEKERDSNIQLMDAEVALYWKIMCKHLQAEAQVKGSEAAATTGAEAAVYASEATDKNDLLDSVLPSTITDYVDLVKAHLSAGPNYHFTSRQLLLLGEMLEFSDTMNRKIASSFLHELLVRPLEHEVDDDGNQIAIGDGVSLGGDKDWAKAVAELAKKVHSSVGEFEMVVSTVVEELARPCRERTADFMQWMHCLAVTGLLLQNTSTLRNLQATAIEPSELLHSLLLPAAKQNHVDVQRAALRCLCLLGLLENRPNAELVKQLRLSFINGPDLVSAIACKALIDLVTWHGPQEIDRAIGIESPDPSYEKSQFTQVDLSDMNDDDLNIGVLDILFSGFHKDHWEFDLEGDNHDNVPTILGEGFAKILLLSGNFASIPADLHTVILAKLIKLYFSEETKELERLKQCMSVFFQHYPALSDKHKSCICNAFVPVMKAMWPGLYGNAGGSTHVISKRRKLAVQASRFMVQMVQTQLFSTESMDQASKSSESASGLADASNNFDISEEGLAIRIALEVASCPDKKTAAGKAYALALCKVVVLLRFRQSEQKAIKCMRGLVNHLAASVASDKELGKELAQMAARLRSLDACPDEELAQDDADAIFKKLGFDDGFKLDTNQAVPPTPAPRSVRPPAPARRRARQAPSSSDDSDEEAGEADVPATSASRVPATPSMTAAARSQRASKTAALSKMSAKPATASDDSELDGQSDVTSEEDASDEESL, from the exons ATGGCATCGCGCACGTTCCGCTCCAATGTTTTCAGCGATTTCATCCCGTTCCCTCTCCACGATTCAAAAATTTCCCCTTTCCCACTCCCAAAACCCACTCCGCCTCCTCCGTGTACGGTGTACCCCATGGCGCCCGCCGCGGCCGTCATCGGCGCTGGAGATTCCGATCGTCTCGCGCGCGAGGTGGCGCGGGTGCTGGACGAGTGCCGCGCATCCCACGCCGTGCAACCGCGTAAGCTGCGGGAGCTCGCGGCCCTCCGCTCCTCTTCAGGAGGCGGCGGCCGCCTCTTCATCGCAGCCTTCCACGTCGCTGTCACGCCGCTCTTCGCCCTCGCCCGCCGATCCGCTGAATCTGACCGCGTCGCCCGCTTCATCTCTGCCTTCGCGTCCGCTTCCGCATCATCGGCCGACGATGGTGGGAACGGGTTCCTCGAGGAGTTCCTTCGGTTCCTCGTCACCGCGTCCAAGGCCGCGCACCGTCCCGCGCGATTCCGCGCATGCCAAATCATCTCTGAG ATTATAATGCGGCTGCCAGATGATGCTGAGGTGAGCGATGAGATTTGGGATGAAGTAATTGATGGCATGAAGGTCCGGGTTCAAGATAAGAATGCTGCAATTCGCACTTATGCTGTGCGAGCATTGTCCCGTTTTGCAGTTGAAGGAGAGGATGGTGGCATTGTTGACCTATTCCTCGAGACCCTAGACAATGAGCCGAATGCT GAGGTTCGGAAGACAATAGTTTTTTCTCTTCCACCATCAAATAATACACTAGAGAGCGTAGTTGAATCAATGCTTGACATTAGTGAATCAGTTAGACGAGCAGCATATTCTGTGCTTGCAACTAAATTTCCCCTGCAGACTCTTAG CATTAAGCAAAGGACTACTGTCCTTCACAGGGGCCTATCTGATAGGTCTGCTTCAGTAAACAACGAGTGCCTGAAGATGCTGAAGGATGAGTGGCTTGTTAAGTACTGTGGAGGGGATGTGATTTCCCTTCTCAGATTTCTTGATGTCGAGACATATGAATCAGTTGGAGAATCTGTAATGGCAGTGCTTCTAAAAGATGGTGCTTTGCGAGTGCAAGATGGGCACAGTATTAGGCAGTACTTCACTGCAAATGGTGaaaaag aacgagattccaATATTCAACTCATGGATGCTGAGGTTGCTCTTTACTGGAAAATCATGTGCAAGCATTTGCAAGCTGAAGCTCAG GTCAAAGGCTCAGAGGCTGCAGCAACTACAGGTGCGGAAGCAGCGGTATATGCTTCTGAGGCTACTGATAAAAACGACCTTCTCGACAGTGTCCTTCCTAGCACAATTACTGATTATGTTGATTTGGTAAAGGCACACCTTTCTGCCG GACCAAATTATCACTTCACATCAAGGCAATTATTGCTACTTGGTGAAATGCTTGAGTTCTCTGATACTATGAACCGAAAGATTGCAAGTTCTTTTCTGCATGAGCTTCTCGTCAGGCCTCTTGAACATGAAGTTGATGATGATGGGAACCAGATTGCAATTGGAGACGGTGTGAGTCTTGGAGGAGACAAAGACTGGGCGAAAGCAGTGGCGGAGTTGGCCAAAAAAGTGCATTCTTCTGTTGGTGAATTCGAAATGGTGGTTTCCACTGTTGTTGAAGAGCTGGCTAGACCTTGCAGGGAGAGAACAGCTGACTTCATGCAGTGGATGCACTGTCTCGCCGTGACAGGTCTTCTGCTTCAGAATACTTCAACCTTACGGAATCTCCAGGCCACAGCAATTGAGCCTTCAGAACTGCTTCACTCTTTGTTGCTTCCCGCA GCAAAACAAAATCATGTTGATGTACAAAGGGCTGCTTTAAGATGCCTTTGTCTCCTTGGACTGTTAGAGAACAGACCTAATGCAGAGTTGGTGAAGCAGCTACGCTTATCTTTCATCAATGGGCCTGACTTGGTTAGTGCCATAGCATGCAAGGCCTTGATTGACCTTGTAACTTGGCATGGGCCACAAGAAATAGATCGAGCCATTGGAATTGAATCGCCAGATCCTAGCTACGAAAAATCTCAGTTCACTCAAGTTGACCTCTCTGATATGAATGATGATGATCTAAACATTGGAGTTCTTGATATTTTATTTTCTGGATTTCATAAAGATCACTGGGAATTCGATCTAGAGGGTGACAATCATGATAATGTCCCAACCATTCTTGGTGAAGGTTTTgcaaagattcttctcctcagtggGAATTTTGCAAGTATACCTGCTGATTTGCATACTGTTATCCTCGCTAAACTCATTAAATTGTATTTCTCAGAGGAAACTAAAGAGCTCGAAAG ATTGAAACAATGTATGTCTGTCTTCTTTCAGCACTATCCAGCACTTTCAGATAAACACAAG AGTTGTATCTGCAACGCATTTGTACCTGTCATGAAAGCCATGTGGCCTGGTTTATATGGTAATGCTGGGGGTAGCACTCATGTTATTTCAAAGAGACGGAAACTTGCGGTTCAAGCTTCTCGTTTCATGGTGCAAATGGTGCAAACCCAATTATTTTCAACCGAAAGTATGGACCAAGCTTCAAAAAGTTCTGAAAGTGCTTCAGGTTTAGCAGATGCGTCAAACAATTTTGACATCAGCGAGGAAGGGCTTGCTATCCGTATAGCACTAGAG GTAGCCAGTTGCCCAGATAAGAAGACCGCAGCTGGGAAAGCATATGCTTTGGCCCTGTGCAAGGTTGTGGTCCTTCTAAGATTCCGGCAATCAGAACAGAAGGCCATCAAGTGCATGAGAGGCCTTGTGAATCATTTGGCTGCTTCAGTGGCTTCCGACAAGGAGCTCGGGAAGGAGCTAGCTCAAATGGCTGCACGGCTTAGATCGCTTGATGCCTGTCCAGACGAAGAACTTGCACAAGATGACGCAGATGCCATATTCA AGAAACTAGGATTCGATGATGGCTTCAAGTTGGACACCAATCAAGCAGTGCCTCCTACACCAGCACCACGGTCAGTCCGGCCTCCGGCTCCTGCCAGGAGAAGAGCGAGACAGGCACCGTCCTCTAGCGATGACAGTGACGAGGAAGCGGGAGAAGCTGACGTGCCTGCAACATCGGCAAGCAGGGTTCCAGCCACTCCCAGTATGACTGCTGCTGCACGTTCTCAGAGAGCAAGCAAGACTGCTGCTCTGAGCAAGATGTCTGCAAAACCTGCTACCGCGTCTGATGACAGTGAGCTGGACGGGCAGTCTGACGTCACGAGCGAGGAGGATGCATCCGATGAGGAGTCGTTATAG
- the LOC100381508 gene encoding uncharacterized protein isoform X2 has product MASRTFRSNVFSDFIPFPLHDSKISPFPLPKPTPPPPCTVYPMAPAAAVIGAGDSDRLAREVARVLDECRASHAVQPRKLRELAALRSSSGGGGRLFIAAFHVAVTPLFALARRSAESDRVARFISAFASASASSADDGGNGFLEEFLRFLVTASKAAHRPARFRACQIISEIIMRLPDDAEVSDEIWDEVIDGMKVRVQDKNAAIRTYAVRALSRFAVEGEDGGIVDLFLETLDNEPNAEVRKTIVFSLPPSNNTLESVVESMLDISESVRRAAYSVLATKFPLQTLSIKQRTTVLHRGLSDRSASVNNECLKMLKDEWLVKYCGGDVISLLRFLDVETYESVGESVMAVLLKDGALRVQDGHSIRQYFTANERDSNIQLMDAEVALYWKIMCKHLQAEAQVKGSEAAATTGAEAAVYASEATDKNDLLDSVLPSTITDYVDLVKAHLSAGPNYHFTSRQLLLLGEMLEFSDTMNRKIASSFLHELLVRPLEHEVDDDGNQIAIGDGVSLGGDKDWAKAVAELAKKVHSSVGEFEMVVSTVVEELARPCRERTADFMQWMHCLAVTGLLLQNTSTLRNLQATAIEPSELLHSLLLPAAKQNHVDVQRAALRCLCLLGLLENRPNAELVKQLRLSFINGPDLVSAIACKALIDLVTWHGPQEIDRAIGIESPDPSYEKSQFTQVDLSDMNDDDLNIGVLDILFSGFHKDHWEFDLEGDNHDNVPTILGEGFAKILLLSGNFASIPADLHTVILAKLIKLYFSEETKELERLKQCMSVFFQHYPALSDKHKSCICNAFVPVMKAMWPGLYGNAGGSTHVISKRRKLAVQASRFMVQMVQTQLFSTESMDQASKSSESASGLADASNNFDISEEGLAIRIALEVASCPDKKTAAGKAYALALCKVVVLLRFRQSEQKAIKCMRGLVNHLAASVASDKELGKELAQMAARLRSLDACPDEELAQDDADAIFKKLGFDDGFKLDTNQAVPPTPAPRSVRPPAPARRRARQAPSSSDDSDEEAGEADVPATSASRVPATPSMTAAARSQRASKTAALSKMSAKPATASDDSELDGQSDVTSEEDASDEESL; this is encoded by the exons ATGGCATCGCGCACGTTCCGCTCCAATGTTTTCAGCGATTTCATCCCGTTCCCTCTCCACGATTCAAAAATTTCCCCTTTCCCACTCCCAAAACCCACTCCGCCTCCTCCGTGTACGGTGTACCCCATGGCGCCCGCCGCGGCCGTCATCGGCGCTGGAGATTCCGATCGTCTCGCGCGCGAGGTGGCGCGGGTGCTGGACGAGTGCCGCGCATCCCACGCCGTGCAACCGCGTAAGCTGCGGGAGCTCGCGGCCCTCCGCTCCTCTTCAGGAGGCGGCGGCCGCCTCTTCATCGCAGCCTTCCACGTCGCTGTCACGCCGCTCTTCGCCCTCGCCCGCCGATCCGCTGAATCTGACCGCGTCGCCCGCTTCATCTCTGCCTTCGCGTCCGCTTCCGCATCATCGGCCGACGATGGTGGGAACGGGTTCCTCGAGGAGTTCCTTCGGTTCCTCGTCACCGCGTCCAAGGCCGCGCACCGTCCCGCGCGATTCCGCGCATGCCAAATCATCTCTGAG ATTATAATGCGGCTGCCAGATGATGCTGAGGTGAGCGATGAGATTTGGGATGAAGTAATTGATGGCATGAAGGTCCGGGTTCAAGATAAGAATGCTGCAATTCGCACTTATGCTGTGCGAGCATTGTCCCGTTTTGCAGTTGAAGGAGAGGATGGTGGCATTGTTGACCTATTCCTCGAGACCCTAGACAATGAGCCGAATGCT GAGGTTCGGAAGACAATAGTTTTTTCTCTTCCACCATCAAATAATACACTAGAGAGCGTAGTTGAATCAATGCTTGACATTAGTGAATCAGTTAGACGAGCAGCATATTCTGTGCTTGCAACTAAATTTCCCCTGCAGACTCTTAG CATTAAGCAAAGGACTACTGTCCTTCACAGGGGCCTATCTGATAGGTCTGCTTCAGTAAACAACGAGTGCCTGAAGATGCTGAAGGATGAGTGGCTTGTTAAGTACTGTGGAGGGGATGTGATTTCCCTTCTCAGATTTCTTGATGTCGAGACATATGAATCAGTTGGAGAATCTGTAATGGCAGTGCTTCTAAAAGATGGTGCTTTGCGAGTGCAAGATGGGCACAGTATTAGGCAGTACTTCACTGCAAATG aacgagattccaATATTCAACTCATGGATGCTGAGGTTGCTCTTTACTGGAAAATCATGTGCAAGCATTTGCAAGCTGAAGCTCAG GTCAAAGGCTCAGAGGCTGCAGCAACTACAGGTGCGGAAGCAGCGGTATATGCTTCTGAGGCTACTGATAAAAACGACCTTCTCGACAGTGTCCTTCCTAGCACAATTACTGATTATGTTGATTTGGTAAAGGCACACCTTTCTGCCG GACCAAATTATCACTTCACATCAAGGCAATTATTGCTACTTGGTGAAATGCTTGAGTTCTCTGATACTATGAACCGAAAGATTGCAAGTTCTTTTCTGCATGAGCTTCTCGTCAGGCCTCTTGAACATGAAGTTGATGATGATGGGAACCAGATTGCAATTGGAGACGGTGTGAGTCTTGGAGGAGACAAAGACTGGGCGAAAGCAGTGGCGGAGTTGGCCAAAAAAGTGCATTCTTCTGTTGGTGAATTCGAAATGGTGGTTTCCACTGTTGTTGAAGAGCTGGCTAGACCTTGCAGGGAGAGAACAGCTGACTTCATGCAGTGGATGCACTGTCTCGCCGTGACAGGTCTTCTGCTTCAGAATACTTCAACCTTACGGAATCTCCAGGCCACAGCAATTGAGCCTTCAGAACTGCTTCACTCTTTGTTGCTTCCCGCA GCAAAACAAAATCATGTTGATGTACAAAGGGCTGCTTTAAGATGCCTTTGTCTCCTTGGACTGTTAGAGAACAGACCTAATGCAGAGTTGGTGAAGCAGCTACGCTTATCTTTCATCAATGGGCCTGACTTGGTTAGTGCCATAGCATGCAAGGCCTTGATTGACCTTGTAACTTGGCATGGGCCACAAGAAATAGATCGAGCCATTGGAATTGAATCGCCAGATCCTAGCTACGAAAAATCTCAGTTCACTCAAGTTGACCTCTCTGATATGAATGATGATGATCTAAACATTGGAGTTCTTGATATTTTATTTTCTGGATTTCATAAAGATCACTGGGAATTCGATCTAGAGGGTGACAATCATGATAATGTCCCAACCATTCTTGGTGAAGGTTTTgcaaagattcttctcctcagtggGAATTTTGCAAGTATACCTGCTGATTTGCATACTGTTATCCTCGCTAAACTCATTAAATTGTATTTCTCAGAGGAAACTAAAGAGCTCGAAAG ATTGAAACAATGTATGTCTGTCTTCTTTCAGCACTATCCAGCACTTTCAGATAAACACAAG AGTTGTATCTGCAACGCATTTGTACCTGTCATGAAAGCCATGTGGCCTGGTTTATATGGTAATGCTGGGGGTAGCACTCATGTTATTTCAAAGAGACGGAAACTTGCGGTTCAAGCTTCTCGTTTCATGGTGCAAATGGTGCAAACCCAATTATTTTCAACCGAAAGTATGGACCAAGCTTCAAAAAGTTCTGAAAGTGCTTCAGGTTTAGCAGATGCGTCAAACAATTTTGACATCAGCGAGGAAGGGCTTGCTATCCGTATAGCACTAGAG GTAGCCAGTTGCCCAGATAAGAAGACCGCAGCTGGGAAAGCATATGCTTTGGCCCTGTGCAAGGTTGTGGTCCTTCTAAGATTCCGGCAATCAGAACAGAAGGCCATCAAGTGCATGAGAGGCCTTGTGAATCATTTGGCTGCTTCAGTGGCTTCCGACAAGGAGCTCGGGAAGGAGCTAGCTCAAATGGCTGCACGGCTTAGATCGCTTGATGCCTGTCCAGACGAAGAACTTGCACAAGATGACGCAGATGCCATATTCA AGAAACTAGGATTCGATGATGGCTTCAAGTTGGACACCAATCAAGCAGTGCCTCCTACACCAGCACCACGGTCAGTCCGGCCTCCGGCTCCTGCCAGGAGAAGAGCGAGACAGGCACCGTCCTCTAGCGATGACAGTGACGAGGAAGCGGGAGAAGCTGACGTGCCTGCAACATCGGCAAGCAGGGTTCCAGCCACTCCCAGTATGACTGCTGCTGCACGTTCTCAGAGAGCAAGCAAGACTGCTGCTCTGAGCAAGATGTCTGCAAAACCTGCTACCGCGTCTGATGACAGTGAGCTGGACGGGCAGTCTGACGTCACGAGCGAGGAGGATGCATCCGATGAGGAGTCGTTATAG
- the LOC100381508 gene encoding uncharacterized protein isoform X1, with protein sequence MASRTFRSNVFSDFIPFPLHDSKISPFPLPKPTPPPPCTVYPMAPAAAVIGAGDSDRLAREVARVLDECRASHAVQPRKLRELAALRSSSGGGGRLFIAAFHVAVTPLFALARRSAESDRVARFISAFASASASSADDGGNGFLEEFLRFLVTASKAAHRPARFRACQIISEIIMRLPDDAEVSDEIWDEVIDGMKVRVQDKNAAIRTYAVRALSRFAVEGEDGGIVDLFLETLDNEPNAEVRKTIVFSLPPSNNTLESVVESMLDISESVRRAAYSVLATKFPLQTLSIKQRTTVLHRGLSDRSASVNNECLKMLKDEWLVKYCGGDVISLLRFLDVETYESVGESVMAVLLKDGALRVQDGHSIRQYFTANAERDSNIQLMDAEVALYWKIMCKHLQAEAQVKGSEAAATTGAEAAVYASEATDKNDLLDSVLPSTITDYVDLVKAHLSAGPNYHFTSRQLLLLGEMLEFSDTMNRKIASSFLHELLVRPLEHEVDDDGNQIAIGDGVSLGGDKDWAKAVAELAKKVHSSVGEFEMVVSTVVEELARPCRERTADFMQWMHCLAVTGLLLQNTSTLRNLQATAIEPSELLHSLLLPAAKQNHVDVQRAALRCLCLLGLLENRPNAELVKQLRLSFINGPDLVSAIACKALIDLVTWHGPQEIDRAIGIESPDPSYEKSQFTQVDLSDMNDDDLNIGVLDILFSGFHKDHWEFDLEGDNHDNVPTILGEGFAKILLLSGNFASIPADLHTVILAKLIKLYFSEETKELERLKQCMSVFFQHYPALSDKHKSCICNAFVPVMKAMWPGLYGNAGGSTHVISKRRKLAVQASRFMVQMVQTQLFSTESMDQASKSSESASGLADASNNFDISEEGLAIRIALEVASCPDKKTAAGKAYALALCKVVVLLRFRQSEQKAIKCMRGLVNHLAASVASDKELGKELAQMAARLRSLDACPDEELAQDDADAIFKKLGFDDGFKLDTNQAVPPTPAPRSVRPPAPARRRARQAPSSSDDSDEEAGEADVPATSASRVPATPSMTAAARSQRASKTAALSKMSAKPATASDDSELDGQSDVTSEEDASDEESL encoded by the exons ATGGCATCGCGCACGTTCCGCTCCAATGTTTTCAGCGATTTCATCCCGTTCCCTCTCCACGATTCAAAAATTTCCCCTTTCCCACTCCCAAAACCCACTCCGCCTCCTCCGTGTACGGTGTACCCCATGGCGCCCGCCGCGGCCGTCATCGGCGCTGGAGATTCCGATCGTCTCGCGCGCGAGGTGGCGCGGGTGCTGGACGAGTGCCGCGCATCCCACGCCGTGCAACCGCGTAAGCTGCGGGAGCTCGCGGCCCTCCGCTCCTCTTCAGGAGGCGGCGGCCGCCTCTTCATCGCAGCCTTCCACGTCGCTGTCACGCCGCTCTTCGCCCTCGCCCGCCGATCCGCTGAATCTGACCGCGTCGCCCGCTTCATCTCTGCCTTCGCGTCCGCTTCCGCATCATCGGCCGACGATGGTGGGAACGGGTTCCTCGAGGAGTTCCTTCGGTTCCTCGTCACCGCGTCCAAGGCCGCGCACCGTCCCGCGCGATTCCGCGCATGCCAAATCATCTCTGAG ATTATAATGCGGCTGCCAGATGATGCTGAGGTGAGCGATGAGATTTGGGATGAAGTAATTGATGGCATGAAGGTCCGGGTTCAAGATAAGAATGCTGCAATTCGCACTTATGCTGTGCGAGCATTGTCCCGTTTTGCAGTTGAAGGAGAGGATGGTGGCATTGTTGACCTATTCCTCGAGACCCTAGACAATGAGCCGAATGCT GAGGTTCGGAAGACAATAGTTTTTTCTCTTCCACCATCAAATAATACACTAGAGAGCGTAGTTGAATCAATGCTTGACATTAGTGAATCAGTTAGACGAGCAGCATATTCTGTGCTTGCAACTAAATTTCCCCTGCAGACTCTTAG CATTAAGCAAAGGACTACTGTCCTTCACAGGGGCCTATCTGATAGGTCTGCTTCAGTAAACAACGAGTGCCTGAAGATGCTGAAGGATGAGTGGCTTGTTAAGTACTGTGGAGGGGATGTGATTTCCCTTCTCAGATTTCTTGATGTCGAGACATATGAATCAGTTGGAGAATCTGTAATGGCAGTGCTTCTAAAAGATGGTGCTTTGCGAGTGCAAGATGGGCACAGTATTAGGCAGTACTTCACTGCAAATG cagaacgagattccaATATTCAACTCATGGATGCTGAGGTTGCTCTTTACTGGAAAATCATGTGCAAGCATTTGCAAGCTGAAGCTCAG GTCAAAGGCTCAGAGGCTGCAGCAACTACAGGTGCGGAAGCAGCGGTATATGCTTCTGAGGCTACTGATAAAAACGACCTTCTCGACAGTGTCCTTCCTAGCACAATTACTGATTATGTTGATTTGGTAAAGGCACACCTTTCTGCCG GACCAAATTATCACTTCACATCAAGGCAATTATTGCTACTTGGTGAAATGCTTGAGTTCTCTGATACTATGAACCGAAAGATTGCAAGTTCTTTTCTGCATGAGCTTCTCGTCAGGCCTCTTGAACATGAAGTTGATGATGATGGGAACCAGATTGCAATTGGAGACGGTGTGAGTCTTGGAGGAGACAAAGACTGGGCGAAAGCAGTGGCGGAGTTGGCCAAAAAAGTGCATTCTTCTGTTGGTGAATTCGAAATGGTGGTTTCCACTGTTGTTGAAGAGCTGGCTAGACCTTGCAGGGAGAGAACAGCTGACTTCATGCAGTGGATGCACTGTCTCGCCGTGACAGGTCTTCTGCTTCAGAATACTTCAACCTTACGGAATCTCCAGGCCACAGCAATTGAGCCTTCAGAACTGCTTCACTCTTTGTTGCTTCCCGCA GCAAAACAAAATCATGTTGATGTACAAAGGGCTGCTTTAAGATGCCTTTGTCTCCTTGGACTGTTAGAGAACAGACCTAATGCAGAGTTGGTGAAGCAGCTACGCTTATCTTTCATCAATGGGCCTGACTTGGTTAGTGCCATAGCATGCAAGGCCTTGATTGACCTTGTAACTTGGCATGGGCCACAAGAAATAGATCGAGCCATTGGAATTGAATCGCCAGATCCTAGCTACGAAAAATCTCAGTTCACTCAAGTTGACCTCTCTGATATGAATGATGATGATCTAAACATTGGAGTTCTTGATATTTTATTTTCTGGATTTCATAAAGATCACTGGGAATTCGATCTAGAGGGTGACAATCATGATAATGTCCCAACCATTCTTGGTGAAGGTTTTgcaaagattcttctcctcagtggGAATTTTGCAAGTATACCTGCTGATTTGCATACTGTTATCCTCGCTAAACTCATTAAATTGTATTTCTCAGAGGAAACTAAAGAGCTCGAAAG ATTGAAACAATGTATGTCTGTCTTCTTTCAGCACTATCCAGCACTTTCAGATAAACACAAG AGTTGTATCTGCAACGCATTTGTACCTGTCATGAAAGCCATGTGGCCTGGTTTATATGGTAATGCTGGGGGTAGCACTCATGTTATTTCAAAGAGACGGAAACTTGCGGTTCAAGCTTCTCGTTTCATGGTGCAAATGGTGCAAACCCAATTATTTTCAACCGAAAGTATGGACCAAGCTTCAAAAAGTTCTGAAAGTGCTTCAGGTTTAGCAGATGCGTCAAACAATTTTGACATCAGCGAGGAAGGGCTTGCTATCCGTATAGCACTAGAG GTAGCCAGTTGCCCAGATAAGAAGACCGCAGCTGGGAAAGCATATGCTTTGGCCCTGTGCAAGGTTGTGGTCCTTCTAAGATTCCGGCAATCAGAACAGAAGGCCATCAAGTGCATGAGAGGCCTTGTGAATCATTTGGCTGCTTCAGTGGCTTCCGACAAGGAGCTCGGGAAGGAGCTAGCTCAAATGGCTGCACGGCTTAGATCGCTTGATGCCTGTCCAGACGAAGAACTTGCACAAGATGACGCAGATGCCATATTCA AGAAACTAGGATTCGATGATGGCTTCAAGTTGGACACCAATCAAGCAGTGCCTCCTACACCAGCACCACGGTCAGTCCGGCCTCCGGCTCCTGCCAGGAGAAGAGCGAGACAGGCACCGTCCTCTAGCGATGACAGTGACGAGGAAGCGGGAGAAGCTGACGTGCCTGCAACATCGGCAAGCAGGGTTCCAGCCACTCCCAGTATGACTGCTGCTGCACGTTCTCAGAGAGCAAGCAAGACTGCTGCTCTGAGCAAGATGTCTGCAAAACCTGCTACCGCGTCTGATGACAGTGAGCTGGACGGGCAGTCTGACGTCACGAGCGAGGAGGATGCATCCGATGAGGAGTCGTTATAG